A genomic stretch from Haloarchaeobius amylolyticus includes:
- a CDS encoding aldo/keto reductase produces the protein MVTKTATWAYRDRFHESFGRTYFRRFSDGLVSSIGLGTYLGDPTDAVDERYHESIVTALESGVNVVDTAINYRCQRSERVVGEAVRDADVDRDAVLVATKGGFVPFDGERPANPGQYVQSEYVDSGIADPDDLVRGSHCIAPDYIDDQLDRSLDNLGLDHVDLYYVHNPETQLADRSREAVYDQLEATFERLERRADEGDIQHYGVATWECFRVPPEHDSYLSLAEIVGRARSAAKTVGNAATHFRAVQLPFNVHMADAFTVEGQSSADGAVSTLALAHQADLDVFTSASILQGDLTAELPEDVGAKLSGDSTVQKAINFARSAPGVTSSLVGMSRPEHVEENVAAGTFDPMGADAFDATFE, from the coding sequence ATGGTTACGAAGACGGCGACGTGGGCCTACCGCGACCGCTTCCACGAGTCGTTCGGCCGGACGTACTTCCGGCGCTTCAGCGACGGTCTCGTCTCGAGCATCGGCCTCGGAACCTACCTCGGTGACCCGACGGACGCGGTCGACGAGCGCTACCACGAGTCCATCGTGACGGCGCTGGAGTCCGGCGTGAACGTCGTCGACACCGCCATCAACTACCGGTGCCAGCGCTCCGAGCGCGTCGTCGGTGAGGCGGTCCGGGACGCCGACGTAGACCGCGACGCGGTGCTGGTCGCCACGAAGGGTGGGTTCGTCCCCTTCGACGGCGAGCGTCCCGCGAACCCCGGCCAGTACGTCCAGTCCGAGTACGTGGATTCGGGCATCGCCGACCCCGACGACCTCGTGCGCGGGAGCCACTGCATCGCCCCCGACTACATCGACGACCAGCTGGACCGGTCGCTCGACAACCTCGGCCTCGACCACGTCGACCTCTACTACGTCCACAACCCCGAGACGCAACTCGCCGACCGGTCCCGCGAGGCCGTCTACGACCAGCTCGAGGCGACGTTCGAGCGACTGGAGCGACGGGCCGACGAGGGCGACATCCAGCACTACGGCGTGGCCACGTGGGAGTGCTTCCGCGTCCCGCCCGAGCACGACTCCTATCTCTCGCTGGCGGAGATCGTCGGGCGTGCCCGGTCGGCCGCGAAGACGGTCGGCAACGCCGCGACGCACTTCCGGGCCGTCCAGTTGCCCTTCAACGTCCACATGGCCGACGCGTTCACGGTCGAGGGCCAGTCCTCCGCCGACGGGGCGGTCAGCACGCTGGCGCTCGCCCACCAGGCCGACCTCGACGTGTTCACCAGCGCGTCCATCCTGCAGGGCGACCTCACCGCCGAGCTGCCGGAGGACGTTGGCGCGAAGCTCTCCGGCGATTCCACCGTCCAGAAGGCCATCAATTTCGCGCGGTCCGCCCCCGGGGTGACGAGTTCGCTGGTCGGCATGAGCCGGCCCGAACACGTCGAGGAGAACGTCGCCGCCGGGACGTTCGACCCGATGGGCGCGGACGCCTTCGACGCGACGTTCGAGTGA
- a CDS encoding HVO_0758 family zinc finger protein produces the protein MKSVRKALRDGTLEKDTYERLNCAECGKTLKTKNDPDAIGTVRTCPDCGGEWKEIR, from the coding sequence ATGAAGTCGGTCAGGAAAGCCCTACGCGACGGTACGCTCGAGAAAGACACGTACGAACGCCTCAACTGCGCGGAGTGCGGGAAGACGTTGAAGACGAAGAACGACCCGGACGCCATCGGCACGGTCCGAACGTGCCCGGACTGCGGCGGCGAGTGGAAGGAGATCAGGTAA